The Bacillota bacterium LX-D genome has a window encoding:
- a CDS encoding 4Fe-4S ferredoxin → MKNYSDELLNSDGRKNYIEHFVSSIRNNAKHNLPKLDWAKNKLPLAYGFVRKMATANMKKFHFGQVIPLEDAEKVIDLVQSITRIPCICRSVTTGKNDARYCLLLGIDPTGLITHWPEIKSHLETITAAEAKKILEEFDKNGLVHSVWTFKTPFIGALCNCDHDCLAYRVQINSDLMNVMFKAEYIAQIEPILCTGCRSCQKYCQFGAIEYSIADSKCFINSLKCYGCGVCRRVCKKDAINLVDREDLSQTNIISRGY, encoded by the coding sequence ATGAAAAACTATTCTGATGAATTACTAAATAGTGATGGAAGAAAAAATTATATTGAACATTTCGTCTCAAGTATAAGAAATAATGCCAAGCATAATCTTCCCAAACTAGACTGGGCTAAAAATAAATTGCCATTAGCCTACGGTTTCGTTAGGAAAATGGCTACGGCAAATATGAAAAAGTTTCATTTCGGTCAGGTTATTCCTCTAGAAGATGCAGAGAAGGTTATTGATCTGGTTCAATCAATAACACGAATTCCATGCATTTGCCGTAGTGTTACAACGGGGAAAAATGATGCTAGGTATTGTTTACTGTTGGGCATTGATCCAACAGGTCTAATCACTCATTGGCCAGAAATAAAATCTCATTTAGAAACAATAACAGCGGCTGAAGCTAAAAAAATATTAGAGGAATTTGACAAAAATGGACTGGTCCATTCAGTTTGGACTTTTAAAACGCCTTTTATCGGGGCTTTATGTAATTGTGATCACGATTGCTTAGCCTACAGAGTTCAAATAAATTCTGACCTAATGAATGTTATGTTCAAAGCTGAATACATTGCTCAAATTGAGCCCATTTTATGTACAGGTTGTCGTAGTTGCCAAAAATATTGCCAATTTGGTGCTATAGAATATTCTATAGCAGATTCTAAATGCTTCATTAATTCTTTAAAATGCTATGGGTGCGGAGTTTGCAGAAGGGTTTGTAAAAAAGATGCGATAAACCTGGTCGATAGAGAAGATTTATCGCAAACTAATATAATTAGTAGAGGTTATTAA
- a CDS encoding lysophospholipid acyltransferase family protein, which yields MLRTLFWFIYFWIFLILVLPDLIKVRSLDRAHKIQEKDRAVDQIVKKWARSLVNLTGSKVTVTGAENIPSQGSVVFISNHQGNFDIPILLGFIDKPKAFIAKKELKKMPFISSWMRYMNCIFMDRSSARAGLKAIQEGIAVLRKGYSLVIFPEGTRSRGNQIGEFKPGSFKLALKAGVPIVPVTIKGSYNIMETNGWMIKPANVQVIISEPVSITNLSKEETDRLPEKVKNIIASKL from the coding sequence ATGCTGAGAACACTTTTTTGGTTCATCTATTTTTGGATTTTCCTTATTTTAGTCTTGCCCGATCTAATAAAAGTAAGGTCCTTAGATCGTGCGCACAAAATTCAAGAGAAAGACCGGGCCGTTGATCAAATCGTAAAAAAATGGGCTCGTTCGCTGGTTAATTTAACTGGTTCTAAGGTAACAGTAACTGGTGCAGAAAATATACCCAGCCAGGGAAGTGTGGTTTTTATTAGTAACCATCAAGGAAACTTTGATATTCCAATTTTACTGGGTTTTATTGATAAACCCAAAGCTTTTATTGCCAAGAAGGAATTGAAAAAAATGCCCTTCATTAGCAGTTGGATGCGTTATATGAACTGTATTTTTATGGACAGAAGTAGTGCTCGAGCTGGCTTGAAAGCTATTCAAGAAGGAATAGCCGTTTTACGTAAGGGTTATTCTTTGGTTATTTTTCCCGAAGGCACCCGCAGCCGGGGAAACCAGATTGGTGAGTTTAAGCCTGGTAGTTTTAAACTTGCCCTTAAAGCAGGAGTACCTATTGTGCCTGTGACCATTAAAGGGTCATATAATATTATGGAAACTAACGGCTGGATGATTAAACCGGCAAATGTGCAAGTTATTATTTCAGAGCCAGTATCCATTACAAACCTAAGTAAAGAAGAAACGGATAGGCTACCGGAAAAAGTCAAGAATATTATTGCAAGTAAGCTATGA
- a CDS encoding hemolysin III family protein: MAFKIKDPVSGLSHLFGVILSIVGLVFLIITSVIKGSVWHTVSYSIFGASLILLYTASSLYHLLPLKQNITMILKRIDHIMIFILIAGTYTPICLVPLRGPWGWSLFGCVWGIALLGLIMKIFWINAPRWFSTVLYVFMGWLIIIALLPLIKVIPPSGMAWLVAGGVFYTIGALIYGIKRPNITRYFGFHELFHFFVLAGSFSHYWLMYRFLILLH, translated from the coding sequence ATGGCTTTTAAAATTAAAGATCCAGTAAGCGGCCTTAGTCATTTATTTGGCGTAATTTTATCTATCGTTGGACTAGTTTTTTTAATCATAACATCCGTAATCAAAGGCTCTGTTTGGCATACTGTATCTTACAGCATTTTTGGAGCAAGTTTAATTTTGCTTTATACTGCTAGCTCTTTATATCACTTGCTGCCCTTAAAACAAAATATAACAATGATTTTAAAAAGAATCGACCACATAATGATTTTTATTTTAATAGCAGGAACATATACCCCTATTTGTTTAGTACCTCTTCGTGGGCCTTGGGGGTGGAGCCTTTTTGGCTGCGTATGGGGAATTGCCCTTTTAGGATTAATTATGAAAATATTTTGGATTAATGCCCCGAGATGGTTTTCTACAGTGCTGTACGTCTTTATGGGCTGGCTTATAATTATTGCCCTGCTGCCGCTAATTAAAGTTATCCCCCCTAGTGGAATGGCTTGGCTGGTTGCTGGCGGAGTATTTTATACCATTGGAGCTCTTATTTATGGAATTAAACGGCCTAATATTACCCGGTACTTTGGGTTTCATGAGCTATTTCACTTTTTTGTTTTAGCAGGAAGTTTTAGTCATTACTGGCTAATGTATAGGTTTTTAATCTTACTCCACTAA